Proteins encoded by one window of Nicotiana tabacum cultivar K326 chromosome 10, ASM71507v2, whole genome shotgun sequence:
- the LOC107778829 gene encoding ATP-dependent DNA helicase Q-like 3, which translates to MKKSPLPLQSNCGPQKQVIGKEALVKLLRWHFGHSNFRGKQLDAIEAVLSGRDCFCLMPTGGGKSMCYQIPALAKPGIVLVVSPLIALMENQVSTLKEKGIPAEFLSSTQTVQVKNKIYEDLESGKPAVRLLYVTPELIATSGFMSKLTKIHARGLLNLIAIDEAHCISTWGHDFRPSYRKLSSLRSHLSNIPVLALTATAVPKVQKDVIESLNLQSPLVLKSSFNRPNIYYEVRYKDLLDDPYDDVCKLLKSCGNVCAIIYCLERTMCDDLAIHLTSSGISCAAYHAGLNSKMRSSVLDDWISSKTQVVVATVAFGKDVRVVCHFNIPKSMEGFYQESGRAGRDQLPSRSVLYYGMDDRRKMEFILRNTKRNKDDSSSLQDKSSKKSLDDFNQMVEYCEGSGCRRKMILESFGEMVPASLCEKSCDVCKHPNLVTSYLEQLKTATAFRQRTGSSRIYMTSGSSFNAEGQMSEFWNRDVEASGSEEDISESDDALDAAKNAASSKTSAKLKLQDKIDMLQRAEENYYQNKSRDKQVNKHDKNAIAETLRQAGKQRLLNAIKQSQQLVSDSRIDVDKSAVSLENECYKKYGKSGKSFYLSQMASTARWLSTAGPTELVNKLGSSTPENVTFTPNCSPALSNPLVPVSPKASDKKIHDNAGSEDPIRPSVSPLHGSASSELPPILSFSQFINSGKAKGNSASVSKRDSPDTGKKNLEKRMRSQ; encoded by the exons ATGAAGAAATCACCATTACCACTACAAAGTAATTGTGGACCTCAGAAGCAGGTGATTGGGAAGGAAGCTTTAGTCAAGCTTTTGAGATGGCACTTTGGACATTCCAATTTCAGGGGGAAACAATTGGATGCTATTGAAGCTGTTTTATCAG GAAGGGATTGCTTTTGCCTTATGCCAACTGGTGGAGGGAAGTCCATGTGCTATCAGATCCCCGCTTTGGCAAAACCAGGAATTGTGCTTGTTGTTAGCCCTTTGATAG CTCTCATG GAAAATCAAGTGTCAACattgaaagaaaaagggattCCTGCTGAATTTCTTTCATCAACCCAGACAGTACaagtgaaaaataag ATATACGAGGACCTGGAATCTGGGAAGCCAGCTGTAAGGTTACTGTATGTGACACCAGAACTAATTGCAACATCCGGATTTATGTCAAAGCTGACAAAGATTCATGCCAGAGGATTGCTGAATCTCATTGCCATTGATGAG GCACATTGCATCTCTACCTGGGGCCATGACTTTAG GCCTAGCTATCGGAAGCTTTCCTCCCTGAGAAGTCACCTATCAAATATACCAGTATTAGCTTTGACAGCAACTGCTGTCCCTAA AGTTCAGAAAGATGTCATAGAATCATTGAATTTGCAAAGCCCTCTAGTCTTGAAATCGTCGTTCAACCGGCCAAATATCTATTATGAAG TTCGCTATAAAGACCTTTTAGATGATCCATATGATGATGTGTGTAAATTACTAAAATCTTGTGGAAATGTTTGCGCCATTATTTACTGCCTGGAACGTACTATGTGTGATGATCTTGCGATCCATCTAACCAGCAGCGGCATTTCTTGTGCGG CATATCATGCCGGGTTGAACAGTAAAATGCGGAGCTCTGTCTTAGATGACTGGATTTCTTCAAAAACACAAGTGGTGGTAGCAACTGTAGCTTTTGG AAAGGATGTCAGAGTGGTCTGTCACTTCAATATTCCCAAGTCAATGGAAGGCTTCTATCAAGAGTCAGGTAGAGCTGGACGTGATCAGTTGCCTTCCAGAAGTGTACTGTATTATGGAATGGACGACCGTAGGAAAATG GAGTTTATCTTACGTAATACTAAAAGGAATAAGGATGACTCCTCAAGTTTGCAAGATAAATCCTCTAAGAAGTCCCTTGACGACTTCAACCAG ATGGTTGAGTATTGTGAAGGGTCTGGCTGTCGTAGGAAAATGATACTTGAAAGCTTTGGAGAGATG GTACCTGCTTCTTTATGTGAAAAATCGTGCGATGTGTGCAAGCATCCTAATCTAGTTACAAGTTACTTGGAGCAACTTAAAACTGCAACTGCTTTTCGTCAGCGAACTGGATCTTCAAGAATATATATGACCAG CGGTTCAAGTTTCAATGCCGAAGGACAAATGTCAGAATTCTGGAATCGTGATGTTGAAGCTAGTGGGTCAGAAGAAGATATATCTGAATCCGATG ATGCTCTGGATGCTGCAAAGAATGCCGCTTCATCAAAAACATCTGCAAAACTCAAGCTGCAAGATAAAATTGATATGCTGCAGCGTGCAGAAGAGAATTATTATCAGAACAAAAGCCGTGATAAGCAG GTTAATAAACATGACAAGAATGCCATAGCTGAAACACTCAGGCAAGCAGGCAAGCAGAGATTGTTAAATGCAATAAAGCAAAGCCAGCAGCTGGTCAGTGATTCAAG GATTGACGTTGATAAATCTGCAGTTTCCCTTGAAAATGAATGTTATAAGAAGTATGGGAAAAGTGGAAAATCTTTCTATTTATCACAAATGGCAAGTACAGCTCGGTGGCTTTCTACAGCAGGTCCTACGGAATTAGTCAATAAGCTCGGCAGCTCTACTCCTGAGAATGTAACTTTCACACCTAACTGCTCTCCGGCATTATCAAATCCTTTGGTGCCTGTATCACCAAAGGCTAGCGACAAAAAAATCCATGATAACGCTGGATCAGAAGATCCAATAAGGCCATCAGTCTCACCCTTACATGGATCCGCGAGTTCAGAGTTACCACCTATCCTGTCTTTCTCTCAGTTTATCAACAGCGGGAAGGCAAAGGGAAACAGTGCATCAGTCTCAAAGAGGGACTCACCAGATACAGGTAAAAAGAACTTAGAGAAGAGGATGAGATCTCAATAG